From the genome of Ictalurus furcatus strain D&B chromosome 4, Billie_1.0, whole genome shotgun sequence, one region includes:
- the LOC128606449 gene encoding uncharacterized protein LOC128606449, with protein MSELKLVCNICENLLRPFINLGLNEDPPNQWYSINQHAHSETLILFSQNFAWCVNLFFLHSVPNMSCHASSGSQSFSIMEQSKVTPLGRTFTNTLFIPSEVSNPVIQPTLPYMGKIPGGLKPDKAVFIQGAVPANAKLFEINFHTGQSYSDGIAFHFNPRITVKYVYMNSLRNGKWEKDETVYDKPFPKGTSFSLLITIKSEGYEVYVNGLRYWLFQHRMPLEQVLTLGIRGDVFISSCGFIDNWSKTSLFAEQSKITGLGSSFLKMLPIPTELVNPVIQPTIPYTGPISGGTQPGMALFVQGTVNPAANQFRIDFKSGQNTNDDVLFIFNPRIGQYVYMNNFVNGIWQKEQLVCHKPFTRGATFSILIVINTECFEVYVNGMRHCTFTHRVYLGKVTTLYICGDACIHYFGFTYNWSRSPFFKDQLKITDKVTSVTSPLSIPSEIANAVIQPRIPHIGPITGQMRPGMALYVRGAVLADDSQFAIGFQNGQNYNADVAFIFNPRYDQYLYLNTYRNSIWEKEELVCDRPFIRGESFTVLVVIKSEGYEVYVNGKSCCMFKHRIPLVQVTALGIWGAVSVHFYGFIENWSASSFFKDQSKLLVIPSELPNPIIQPKIPYIGAVCGGIKPGMALYVEGMVPANGNQFSINFQAGQNNSDDVPLTFNPRIGHYVYLNSCRNGVWEKEQLAAEKPFMRGTAFNVLIFISSKGYEMYVNGWRHCTFTHRIPFDRVTTLHIWGDVSINFCGFTDNWRRSYTFRDQPKLTDVGRSFTSLLPVPSEISHPVIQPVLPYVSTIKGGIKPDMAVLFQGVLPAHAQGFEINFKTGESDVDDIAFHFNPRIGQYVYLNSFRNESWEKEECVSDKPFVKGSAFQIFIIIKTECYEVYINGIRHCMFKHRFPLEKVSLVNICGDVSLPIFGFVDNWNTLNMSQSNTTVMGSLVSKHLSLPSAVSCPFIQPTLSYVSRIKGGIRPDMAVFFQGTIPINGKRFEINFKTGESDVDDIAFHFNPRIGQYVYLNSFRNGSWEKEDCVSDKPFTKGAGFYMFVVIKSDNYEVYVNGLWHCMFKHRIPLEKVSTLGICGDISKPIYGCIDNWSSSYLCLDQSRITGMGSTFSSLLANPSELSHLVIQPTPPYFAKIPGGLRPDMAVYFQGAVPAHAVSFEINLQTSWCPESDIAFQFNPRIGQFVYLNSSRNGCWEMEESASIKPFTKETSFNMFVVIKSEGYEVYVNGLFHCMFKHRLPLENVCTLSIYGDVSIPIYGFIDNWSNSSFITDQSKITSKGSQSLLPVPTEVSQSFIQPAIPYVGLITGGLKPDMALFFQGTIPAHANGFEINFKTGPCDGDDIAFHFNPRIDGYVYLNSFRNGSWDKTEPTPNIPFNKGTALNMFVVIKSEGYEVYVNGIIYCMFKHRIPLEKVSTLCIRGDVSLSICGLTDNWKTSSFCSGIGTSSATPFLKDVSYLISNPTLPYINRIPRVLKQDMAILFQGTVPVDAKSFEISLKTGLSDGGDIAFHFNPRIAQYVYLNSFRNGRWEKEETAPDKPFTKGAAFQILLVIKFEGYEVYVNDVRHCVFNHRIPLEKVSTLAICGDVSLPICGFIDDWKTSSFYSVIGASSPTPISEEILFSVSNPTLPYVVKIPGGIKQDVALFFQGTLQTDAKGFEINFKTGPSNGDDIAFQFNPRIGQYIYLNSFRNGRWEKEESAPDKPFIKGATFQMFIVTNFEGYEVYVNGLKHCMFKHRIPLEKVSTLGIRGDVSLSICGLTDNWKTSSFCSGIGTSSATPFLKDVSYLISNLTLPYINGIPRVLKQDMAILFQGTVPVDAKSFEISLKTGLSDGGDIAFHFNPRIGQYVYLNSFRNGRWEKEETAPDKPFTKGEAFQILLVIKFEGYEVYVNDVRHCVFNHRIPLEKVSTLAICGDVSLPNCGFIDDWKTSSFYSVIGASSPTPISKEISFSVSNPTLPYVGKIPGGIKQDVALLFQGTVPTDAKGFEINFKTGPSNGDDIAFQFSPRIGQYIYLNSFRNGRWEKEESAPDKPFIKGATFQMFIVTNFEGYEVCSMVICMHILHERITLKATFSFFLQVYVNGLKHCIFKHRIPLEKVSTLAIRGDVSQIICGFIDNWSSSSFFTELKKDTGMKSITSNVITLDVSQSISNPAIPYIGAIPPVKKQDLAVIFQGTILKNAERFDINFQTGQGAHDDIAFHFNPRIGRYTALNSFRNGSWDKEESVLDKPFTNGSTFQIIVVFQSDRYEVYVNGLSHCTFKHRIPLEKVSTIAVCGEVTIQLISFIEVSKAFSASNLFSASY; from the exons ATGAGCGAGCTTAAACTTGTCTGTAACATTTGTGAAAACTTATTGAGGCCTTTCATTAACCTGGGGTTAAATGAAGATCCACCCAATCAGTGGTACTCTATAAATCAGCATGCACACTCTGAGACACTTATTCTGTTCTCACAGAATTTTGCCTGGTGTGTAAATCTTTTCTTCCTGCATAGTGTTCCCAACATGAGTTGCCACGCCAGCTCT GGGAGCCAATCCTTTTCCATTATGGAGCAATCAAAAGTCACACCCTTGGGGAGGACATTCACGAACACGTTATTCATTCCTTCTGAAGTTTCAAATCCAGTCATCCAGCCT ACACTTCCCTATATGGGAAAAATCCCTGGAGGCTTAAAACCAGATAAGGCTGTGTTCATCCAAGGGGCTGTTCCTGCAAATGCCAAGCT ctttgaGATAAATTTCCACACAGGGCAGTCTTATAGTGATGGTATCGCTTTTCACTTCAACCCTCGTATTACAGttaaatatgtgtatatgaaCAGTCTCAGAAATGGTAAGTGGGAAAAGGATGAAACTGTTTATGACAAGCCCTTCCCCAAAGGGACATCTTTCAGTCTACTGATTACCATCAAGTCAGAGGGATATGAG GTTTATGTGAATGGCTTGCGATACTGGCTGTTCCAACATCGCATGCCTCTAGAGCAAGTTCTGACACTTGGCATTCGTGGTGATGTTTTCATTTCCAGCTGTGGTTTTATTGAT aactggagcAAGACCTCTTTATTTGCAGAACAGTCAAAGATCACAGGTTTGGGGAGCTCATTCTTGAAAATGTTACCAATCCCTACAGAGCTTGTAAATCCAGTCATCCAGCCT ACGATACCCTATACTGGTCCAATATCTGGAGGGACACAACCAGGAATGGCTCTGTTTGTCCAAGGGACTGTTAATCCAGCTGCAAACCA GTTTCGAATAGATTTTAAATCGGGACAGAACACTAATGATGACGTCCTATTTATCTTCAATCCCCGAATTGGCCAATATGTGTACATGAACAACTTTGTAAATGGTATCTGGCAAAAAGAGCAATTAGTCTGCCATAAGCCCTTCACCAGAGGTGCAACCTTCAGTATATTGATTGTTATCAATACAGAGTGTTTTGAG GTCTATGTGAATGGGATGCGACactgtacattcacacaccgCGTGTATTTAGGTAAAGTTACTACGCTCTACATTTGTGGAGATGCTTGCATCCACTATTTTGGCTTTACTTAC AACTGGAGCAGATCACCTTTCTTTAAGGATCAATTGAAAATCACAGACAAAGTTACCTCAGTCACAAGTCCATTATCCATCCCATCAGAGATTGCAAACGCAGTCATCCAGCCT AGAATCCCCCATATTGGACCAATAACTGGACAAATGAGACCAGGAATGGCGCTGTATGTCCGGGGCGCTGTTCTTGCAGATGACAGCCA gttTGCAATTGGTTTTCAAAATGGGCAAAATTATAACGCTGACGTCGCTTTTATTTTCAACCCACGGTATGATCAATACCTATACCTGAACACTTACAGAAACAGTATATGGGAGAAAGAGGAGTTGGTCTGTGATAGACCTTTCATCAGAGGGGAAAGTTTCACTGTGTTGGTTGTCATCAAATCAGAAGGTTATGAG GTGTATGTGAATGGAAAAAGTTGCTGCATGTTCAAGCACCGCATTCCTTTAGTGCAAGTGACTGCACTTGGCATTTGGGGAGCTGTTTCAGTCCACTTCTATGGTTTTATTGAG AACTGGAGCGCATCATCTTTCTTTAAGGACCAATCAAAACTGTTAGTCATCCCATCTGAACTTCCAAATCCAATCATCCAGCCT AAAATTCCCTACATCGGAGCAGTATGTGGAGGGATAAAACCAGGAATGGCTTTGTATGTCGAAGGAATGGTTCCTGCAAATGGCAATCA gTTTTCGATAAATTTCCAAGCAGGGCAGAATAACAGTGATGATGTTCCTCTTACTTTTAACCCTCGAATTGGTCATTACGTATACCTGAACAGCTGCAGAAATGGTGTGTGGGAAAAGGAGCAATTGGCGGCTGAAAAACCCTTTATGAGGGGGACAGCTTTTAATGTATTGATTTTCATCAGTTCCAAAGGCTATGAG ATGTATGTGAATGGATGGAGACACTGCACATTTACGCACCGCATTCCATTTGACAGAGTTACTACGCTTCACATTTGGGGAGATGTTTCCATCAACTTCTGTGGTTTTACCGAT AATTGGAGAAGATCATACACTTTTAGGGACCAACCAAAACTCACAGACGTTGGGAGATCATTTACAAGCCTGTTACCAGTCCCATCAGAAATTTCACATCCAGTCATCCAGCCT GTCCTTCCTTATGTGAGTACAATCAAGGGAGGGATAAAACCAGATATGGCTGTGTTATTCCAGGGGGTTCTTCCTGCACATGCACAAGG CTTTGAAATAAATTTCAAAACAGGGGAGTCTGATGTTGATGACATCGCTTTTCACTTCAACCCCCGCATTGGTCAATATGTCTACCTGAACAGCTTTAGAAATGAAAGCTGGGAAAAGGAGGAATGTGTCTCTGACAAACCCTTTGTCAAGGGATCAGCCTTCCAAATAtttatcatcatcaaaacagagtgCTACGAG GTCTACATTAATGGCATAAGACACTGCATGTTCAAACACCGCTTTCCTCTAGAGAAAGTTTCACTAGTTAACATTTGTGGAGATGTATCCCTGCCCATCTTTGGTTTTGTTGAT AACTGGAACACACTGAATATGAGCCAATCAAATACTACAGTCATGGGGAGTTTAGTTTCAAAACACTTATCACTCCCATCAGCGGTGTCATGTCCATTCATCCAGCCT ACACTTTCCTATGTGAGTAGAATCAAAGGAGGAATAAGACCAGATATGGCTGTGTTCTTCCAAGGGACCATTCCAATAAACGGCAAACG CTTTGAAATAAATTTCAAAACAGGGGAGTCTGATGTTGATGACATTGCTTTTCACTTCAACCCCCGGATTGGTCAATATGTCTACCTGAACAGCTTCAGAAATGGTAGCTGGGAGAAGGAGGACTGTGTCTCTGACAAACCCTTCACCAAGGGAGCAGGCTTCTATATGTTCGTTGTCATCAAGTCAGACAACTATGAg GTGTATGTGAATGGCTTGTGGCACTGTATGTTCAAGCACCGCATTCCTCTAGAGAAAGTTTCGACACTTGGCATTTGCGGTGATATTTCCAAACCCATCTATGGTTGTATTGAT AACTGGAGCAGTTCATATTTATGTCTGGATCAATCAAGAATCACAGGCATGGGGAGCACATTCTCAAGCCTGTTAGCAAACCCTTCAGAGTTATCACATCTAGTTATCCAGCCT ACACCTCCCTATTTTGCTAAAATACCTGGAGGTTTAAGACCAGATATGGCAGTATATTTCCAAGGGGCTGTTCCTGCACATGCTGTAAG ctttgAGATAAACCTCCAAACAAGTTGGTGTCCAGAGAGTGACATCGCTTTTCAGTTTAACCCTCGCATTGGGCAATTTGTATACTTGAACAGCAGCAGAAATGGCTGTTGGGAAATGGAGGAATCTGCCTCTATCAAACCCTTCACAAAGGAAACATCCTttaatatgtttgttgtcatcaaATCAGAGGGCTATGAG GTCTACGTGAATGGACTGTTCCACTGTATGTTCAAGCACCGCTTACCTTTAGAGAACGTTTGTACACTTAGTATATATGGAGATGTTTCAATCCCCATCTATGGTTTTATTGAT AACTGGAGCAATTCCTCTTTCATTACGGACCAATCTAAAATCACAAGCAAGGGAAGTCAAAGTCTGTTACCTGTACCAACAGAGGTTTCACAGTCATTCATCCAGCCT GCAATTCCCTATGTGGGTTTGATCACAGGAGGGTTAAAACCAGACATGGCTTTGTTCTTCCAAGGGACTATTCCTGCACATGCTAATGG cTTCGAAATAAATTTCAAAACAGGACCATGTGATGGTGATGACATCGCATTTCATTTCAATCCTCGAATTGATGGATATGTCTACCTGAACAGCTTTAGAAATGGTAGCTGGGATAAGACAGAACCTACACCTAATATACCCTTCAATAAGGGAACGGCCTtaaatatgtttgttgtcatcaaATCAGAGGGCTATgag GTCTATGTGAACGGCATAATATATTGCATGTTCAAGCACCGCATTCCTCTAGAGAAAGTTTCAACGCTTTGCATTCGTGGAGATGTTTCCCTTTCCATCTGTGGTTTAACTGAT aaCTGGAAGACCTCTTCCTTCTGCTCAGGTATAGGGACCTCTAGCGCTACACCTTTCCTTAAAGATGTTTCATATCTGATCAGCAACCCT acACTTCCCTATATAAATAGAATCCCAAGAGTGCTAAAACAAGACATGGCTATACTTTTCCAAGGGACTGTTCCTGTAGATGCCAAAAG cTTTGAAATTAGTCTCAAAACGGGACTGTCTGATGGTGGTGACATCGCATTTCATTTCAACCCTCGCATTGCTCAGTATGTCTACCTGAACAGCTTCCGAAATGGTAGGTGGGAGAAGGAGGAAACTGCACCTGACAAACCCTTCACTAAGGGAGCGGCCTTCCAAATTCTTCTAGTCATCAAATTTGAGGGCTATGAG GTCTATGTGAATGATGTAAGACACTGCGTGTTCAATCACCGCATTCCTCTAGAGAAAGTTTCAACACTTGCGATTTGTGGAGATGTTTCTCTTCCCATCTGTGGTTTTATTGAT GACTGGAAGACATCTTCCTTTTACTCAGTTATAGGGGCCTCAAGCCCTACACCCATCTCTGAAGagattttattttcagtcaGCAACCCT ACACTTCCCTATGTGGTTAAAATCCCAGGAGGGATAAAACAAGATGTGGCTTTATTTTTCCAAGGGACTCTTCAAACAGATGCCAAAGG ctttgaAATCAATTTTAAAACAGGGCCGTCTAATGGTGATGACATCGCTTTCCAGTTCAATCCTCGCATTGGTCAATATATCTACCTGAACAGCTTTAGAAATGGAAGATGGGAGAAGGAGGAATCTGCACCTGACAAACCCTTCATCAAGGGAGCAACCTTCCAAATGTTTATAGTCACCAACTTTGAGGGCTATGAG GTCTATGTGAACGGCTTAAAACATTGCATGTTCAAGCATCGCATTCCTCTAGAGAAAGTTTCAACGCTTGGCATTCGTGGAGATGTTTCCCTTTCCATCTGTGGTTTAACTGAT aaCTGGAAGACCTCTTCCTTCTGCTCAGGTATAGGGACCTCTAGCGCTACACCTTTCCTTAAAGATGTTTCATATCTGATCAGCAACCTT acACTTCCCTATATAAATGGAATCCCAAGAGTGCTAAAACAAGACATGGCTATACTTTTCCAAGGGACTGTTCCTGTAGATGCCAAAAG cTTTGAAATTAGTCTCAAAACGGGACTGTCTGATGGCGGTGACATCGCATTTCATTTCAACCCTCGCATTGGTCAGTATGTCTACCTGAACAGCTTCCGAAATGGTAGGTGGGAGAAGGAGGAAACTGCACCTGACAAACCCTTCACCAAGGGAGAGGCCTTCCAAATTCTTCTAGTCATCAAATTTGAGGGATATGAG GTCTATGTCAATGACGTAAGGCACTGCGTGTTCAATCACCGCATTCCTCTAGAGAAAGTTTCAACACTTGCGATTTGTGGAGATGTTTCTCTTCCCAACTGTGGTTTTATTGAT GACTGGAAGACATCTTCCTTTTACTCAGTTATAGGGGCCTCAAGCCCTACACCCATTTCTAAAGAGATTTCATTTTCAGTCAGCAACCCT ACACTTCCCTATGTGGGTAAAATCCCAGGAGGGATAAAACAAGATGTGGCTTTACTTTTCCAAGGGACTGTTCCAACAGATGCCAAAGG ctttgaAATCAATTTTAAAACTGGGCCGTCTAATGGTGATGACATCGCTTTCCAGTTCAGTCCTCGCATTGGTCAATATATCTACCTGAACAGCTTTAGAAATGGAAGATGGGAGAAGGAGGAATCTGCACCTGACAAACCCTTCATCAAGGGAGCAACCTTCCAAATGTTTATAGTCACCAACTTTGAGGGCTATGAGGTATGTTCTATGGTCATCTGCATGCATATTTTACATGAAAGGATAACATTAAAAGccacattttccttctttttgcAGGTCTATGTGAACGGTTTAAAACATTGCATATTCAAGCACCGCATTCCTCTAGAGAAAGTTTCCACACTTGCCATTCGTGGAGATGTTTCCCAAATCATATGTGGTTTTATTGAT aacTGGAGTAGTTCTTCATTCTTTACGGAACTAAAGAAAGACACAGGCATGAAGAGCATAACCTCAAATGTCATCACTCTGGATGTTTCACAATCAATCAGCAACCCT GCAATTCCCTATATAGGTGCAATCCCACCAGTCAAAAAACAAGATTTGGCTGTTATATTTCAAGGGACCATTCTTAAAAATGCAGAAAG attTGATATAAATTTCCAAACTGGGCAAGGTGCCCATGATGACATTGCATTTCACTTTAACCCCCGGATTGGTCGTTATACTGCCTTGAACAGCTTCAGAAATGGTTCCTGGGATAAGGAGGAATCTGTGCTTGACAAACCCTTCACCAACGGATCAACCTTCCAAATTATTGTTGTCTTTCAATCAGATAGATATGAG GTTTATGTGAATGGCTTGAGCCACTGCACATTTAAACATCGCATACCTTTAGAGAAAGTTTCTACAATTGCCGTTTGTGGGGAAGTTACCATTCAGCTCATTAGTTTTATTGAAGTAAGTAAAGCTTTTTCTGCTTCCAATTTATTTTCTGCAAGTTATTAA